One stretch of Glycine soja cultivar W05 chromosome 7, ASM419377v2, whole genome shotgun sequence DNA includes these proteins:
- the LOC114419598 gene encoding WUSCHEL-related homeobox 9-like isoform X2 has translation MSSSNRHWPNMFKSKPCNNPHNQWQHDINSSIVSTGGYQRSPYASGGEERTPEPKPRWNPKPEQIRILEAIFNSGMVNPPRDEIRKIRVQLQEYGQVGDANVFYWFQNRKSRSKHMLRHFQNSMNQNHNAEAQQQQKVDASSLSQTTPPSSSSSSSDKSSSKELAYPIGFSFGFSNVNDVAVPNSPAASVNQTYFQPHNHIDNNLLPQATEPFSFTMHNNNVQGVVDKNTITTLGFSVPQFSSNMMQSQLQCQQNVGPCTSLLLNEIMNYGTLSKKDQDEDKALKITHPQLSFPLTSTPPTTTIAPSISTVPCPITQLQGVGEVAGDRAKCTVFINGVEFEVVMGPFNVHQAFGDEAVLIHSSGNPVPTDKRGITLHPLHHGAYYYLV, from the exons ATGTCTTCTTCCAACAGACACTGGCCAAACATGTTCAAATCCAAGCCTTGCAATAATCCCCATAACCAATGGCAGCATGACATCAACTCCTCTATAGTTTCCACCGGAGGATACCAAAGAAGCCCTTATGCTTCAG GAGGTGAAGAGAGAACTCCAGAACCAAAGCCAAGATGGAACCCAAAACCGGAGCAAATCCGCATTCTGGAAGCCATCTTCAATTCTGGGATGGTGAATCCCCCAAGGGATGAGATAAGGAAGATACGGGTGCAGTTGCAAGAGTATGGCCAAGTGGGTGATGCCAATGTCTTCTACTGGTTCCAGAACCGTAAGTCCAGGAGCAAGCACATGCTCCGCCACTTCCAAAACTCGATGAACCAAAACCATAATGCAGAagcacaacaacaacagaaggtTGAtgcttcttctctctctcagaCCACACCACCTTCTTCCTCATCCTCTTCATCTGACAAATCATCTTCAAAGGAATTAGCATACCCTATTGGATTCTCCTTTGGCTTCTCAAATGTCAATGATGTTGCAGTGCCTAATTCTCCCGCTGCTTCTGTGAATCAGACTTATTTTCAGCCTCATAACCACATTGACAACAATTTGCTACCACAAGCTACTGAGCCTTTTTCCTTTACCATGCACAACAATAATGTGCAAGGTGTAGTGGATAAAAATACCATAACAACACTTGGGTTTTCTGTCCCTCAATTCTCCAGCAATATGATGCAATCTCAACTTCAGTGTCAACAAAATGTTGGGCCTTGCACTAGTCTTTTGCTTAATGAAATCATGAATTATGGAACCTTGtcaaagaaagaccaagatgAAGACAAGGCATTGAAGATAACGCATCCACAACTTAGTTTCCCTCTCACTTCAACTCCtccaaccacaaccattgctcCTTCAATCTCAACCGTTCCATGTCCCATCACTCAACTTCAAG GTGTTGGTGAGGTTGCAGGAGATAGGGCAAAATGTACAGTGTTCATTAATGGTGTTGAATTTGAGGTTGTGATGGGACCCTTCAACGTGCACCAAGCCTTTGGAGATGAAGCCGTGCTTATCCACTCTTCCGGCAATCCTGTTCCTACCGATAAGAGAGGCATTACCCTTCACCCACTGCACCATGGTGCTTATTACTATTTG gTTTAA
- the LOC114419598 gene encoding WUSCHEL-related homeobox 9-like isoform X1, with amino-acid sequence MSSSNRHWPNMFKSKPCNNPHNQWQHDINSSIVSTGGYQRSPYASGGEERTPEPKPRWNPKPEQIRILEAIFNSGMVNPPRDEIRKIRVQLQEYGQVGDANVFYWFQNRKSRSKHMLRHFQNSMNQNHNAEAQQQQKVDASSLSQTTPPSSSSSSSDKSSSKELAYPIGFSFGFSNVNDVAVPNSPAASVNQTYFQPHNHIDNNLLPQATEPFSFTMHNNNVQGVVDKNTITTLGFSVPQFSSNMMQSQLQCQQNVGPCTSLLLNEIMNYGTLSKKDQDEDKALKITHPQLSFPLTSTPPTTTIAPSISTVPCPITQLQGVGEVAGDRAKCTVFINGVEFEVVMGPFNVHQAFGDEAVLIHSSGNPVPTDKRGITLHPLHHGAYYYLVCACFH; translated from the exons ATGTCTTCTTCCAACAGACACTGGCCAAACATGTTCAAATCCAAGCCTTGCAATAATCCCCATAACCAATGGCAGCATGACATCAACTCCTCTATAGTTTCCACCGGAGGATACCAAAGAAGCCCTTATGCTTCAG GAGGTGAAGAGAGAACTCCAGAACCAAAGCCAAGATGGAACCCAAAACCGGAGCAAATCCGCATTCTGGAAGCCATCTTCAATTCTGGGATGGTGAATCCCCCAAGGGATGAGATAAGGAAGATACGGGTGCAGTTGCAAGAGTATGGCCAAGTGGGTGATGCCAATGTCTTCTACTGGTTCCAGAACCGTAAGTCCAGGAGCAAGCACATGCTCCGCCACTTCCAAAACTCGATGAACCAAAACCATAATGCAGAagcacaacaacaacagaaggtTGAtgcttcttctctctctcagaCCACACCACCTTCTTCCTCATCCTCTTCATCTGACAAATCATCTTCAAAGGAATTAGCATACCCTATTGGATTCTCCTTTGGCTTCTCAAATGTCAATGATGTTGCAGTGCCTAATTCTCCCGCTGCTTCTGTGAATCAGACTTATTTTCAGCCTCATAACCACATTGACAACAATTTGCTACCACAAGCTACTGAGCCTTTTTCCTTTACCATGCACAACAATAATGTGCAAGGTGTAGTGGATAAAAATACCATAACAACACTTGGGTTTTCTGTCCCTCAATTCTCCAGCAATATGATGCAATCTCAACTTCAGTGTCAACAAAATGTTGGGCCTTGCACTAGTCTTTTGCTTAATGAAATCATGAATTATGGAACCTTGtcaaagaaagaccaagatgAAGACAAGGCATTGAAGATAACGCATCCACAACTTAGTTTCCCTCTCACTTCAACTCCtccaaccacaaccattgctcCTTCAATCTCAACCGTTCCATGTCCCATCACTCAACTTCAAG GTGTTGGTGAGGTTGCAGGAGATAGGGCAAAATGTACAGTGTTCATTAATGGTGTTGAATTTGAGGTTGTGATGGGACCCTTCAACGTGCACCAAGCCTTTGGAGATGAAGCCGTGCTTATCCACTCTTCCGGCAATCCTGTTCCTACCGATAAGAGAGGCATTACCCTTCACCCACTGCACCATGGTGCTTATTACTATTTGGTGTGTGCATGTTTTCATTAA
- the LOC114419600 gene encoding rac-like GTP-binding protein RAC13: MSTARFIKCVTVGDGAVGKTCMLISYTSNTFPTDYVPTVFDNFSANVTVDGSTVNLGLWDTAGQEDYNRLRPLSYRGADVFLLCYSLISKASYENISKKWIPELRHYAPNVPIVLVGTKLDLRDDKQFLIDHPGSARITTAQGEELKKMIGAVTYIECSSKTQQNVKTVFDAAIKVALRPPKPKKKPRKKKTCPFL; encoded by the exons ATGAGTACAGCCAGGTTTATCAAGTGTGTAACAGTTGGAGATGGTGCTGTGGGAAAGACATGCATGCTTATATCCTATACCAGCAATACCTTTCCCACG GATTATGTTCCAACAGTGTTTGACAATTTCAGTGCTAATGTAACCGTGGATGGTAGTACGGTTAATCTTGGTTTATGGGACACTGCAG GGCAAGAAGATTACAATAGGCTGAGGCCTTTAAGCTATAGAGGAGCTGATGTGTTTTTGTTGTGCTATTCTCTCATCAGCAAAGCCAGTTATGAGAACATCTCCAAAAAG TGGATACCTGAGCTGAGACATTATGCTCCAAATGTGCCTATAGTGCTGGTGGGAACAAAACTAG ATTTGCGAGATGACAAGCAATTTCTGATTGATCATCCGGGATCCGCACGAATAACAACTGCTCAG GGTGAAGAACTGAAGAAAATGATTGGTGCAGTCACTTATATTGAGTGCAGCTCCAAAACACAGCAG AATGTGAAGACAGTTTTTGATGCTGCAATAAAGGTTGCATTGAGGCCACCAAAGCCAAAGAAGAAACCACGCAAGAAAAAGACCTGTCCTTTCCTCTGA